In the genome of Pseudomonas sp. HS6, one region contains:
- the nuoG gene encoding NADH-quinone oxidoreductase subunit NuoG, translating into MATIHVDGKALEVDGADNLLQACLSLGLDIPYFCWHPALGSVGACRQCAVKQYTDENDTRGRIVMSCMTPATDNTWISIDDDESKAFRASVVEWLMTNHPHDCPVCEEGGHCHLQDMTVMTGHNERRYRFTKRTHQNQQLGPFISHEMNRCIACYRCVRFYKDYAGGTDLGVFGAHDNVYFGRVEDGTLESEFSGNLTEVCPTGVFTDKTHSERYNRKWDMQFSPSICHGCSSGCNISPGERYGELRRIENRYNGSVNQYFLCDRGRFGYGYVNRTDRPRQPLLADGTKLGLDAALDKAADLLRGRNIVGIGSPRASLESNYALRELVGAEHFYSGIEASELERIRLVLQVLKDSPLPVPNMRDIEDHDAVFVLGEDLTQTAARMALALRQSVKGKAEDMAEAMRVQPWLDAAVKNIGQHELNPLFIASLAETKLDDIAEECVHAAPDDLARIGFAVAHALDASAPAVEGLDAEALALAKRIADALLKAKRPLIIAGTSLGSKALIEAAANIAKALKLREKNGSISLIVPEANSLGLAMLGGESVDAALQAVIDGKADAIVVLENDLYTRTAKAKVDAALNAAKVVIVADHQKTATSDRAHLVLPAASFAEGDGTLVSQEGRAQRFFQVFDPQYMDSSILVHEGWRWLHALRATLLNQPIDWTQLDHVTAAVASSTGQLARIVDAAPSASFRIKGLKLAREPLRYSGRTAMRADISVHEPRTPQDKDTAFAFSMEGYSGSVEPRQQVPFAWSPGWNSPQAWNKFQDEVGGHLRAGDPGTRLIESTGDSLNWFASVPRAFNPAQGTWQAVPFYHLFGSDENSSKAAPVQERIPAAYVGLAKSEADRLGVNDGALLSLNVAGQTLRLPLRINEELGAGLVALPAGLAGIPPAIFGQTVDGLQEAAQ; encoded by the coding sequence ATGGCCACTATCCACGTAGACGGCAAAGCGCTCGAAGTCGACGGGGCAGACAACCTGTTACAGGCATGTCTGTCGCTGGGCCTCGACATCCCTTATTTCTGCTGGCACCCCGCGCTTGGTAGCGTCGGGGCTTGCCGCCAGTGCGCGGTCAAGCAGTACACCGACGAGAACGACACCCGTGGTCGCATCGTCATGTCCTGCATGACTCCGGCCACCGACAACACCTGGATCTCCATCGACGATGATGAATCCAAGGCGTTCCGCGCCAGTGTTGTCGAATGGCTGATGACCAACCACCCGCACGACTGCCCTGTGTGCGAGGAAGGCGGTCACTGCCACCTGCAAGACATGACCGTGATGACCGGCCACAACGAGCGCCGTTATCGCTTCACCAAGCGCACCCATCAGAACCAGCAACTGGGCCCGTTCATTTCCCACGAGATGAACCGCTGCATCGCCTGCTACCGCTGCGTGCGTTTCTACAAGGACTACGCCGGCGGCACCGACCTCGGTGTATTCGGCGCCCACGACAACGTGTACTTCGGTCGCGTTGAAGACGGCACCCTCGAAAGCGAGTTCTCCGGCAACCTCACCGAGGTCTGCCCGACCGGTGTGTTCACCGACAAGACTCACTCCGAGCGCTACAACCGTAAATGGGACATGCAGTTCTCGCCGAGCATCTGCCATGGCTGCTCCAGCGGTTGCAACATCTCGCCGGGCGAGCGTTACGGCGAACTGCGTCGCATCGAAAACCGTTACAACGGTTCGGTGAACCAGTACTTCCTGTGCGACCGTGGCCGTTTCGGTTATGGCTACGTCAACCGCACCGACCGTCCACGTCAGCCGCTGCTGGCCGACGGCACCAAGCTTGGCCTGGATGCTGCGCTGGACAAAGCCGCCGACCTGCTGCGCGGTCGCAACATCGTCGGTATCGGTTCGCCGCGTGCCAGCCTCGAAAGCAACTACGCGTTGCGTGAACTGGTCGGCGCCGAGCACTTCTACTCCGGTATCGAAGCCTCCGAGCTCGAACGCATCCGTCTGGTCCTGCAAGTGCTGAAAGACAGCCCGCTGCCAGTGCCGAACATGCGCGACATCGAAGACCACGACGCCGTGTTCGTCCTCGGTGAAGACCTGACCCAGACCGCCGCCCGCATGGCCCTGGCCCTGCGTCAGTCGGTAAAAGGCAAGGCCGAAGACATGGCTGAAGCCATGCGCGTTCAGCCTTGGCTCGACGCCGCCGTGAAGAACATCGGTCAGCACGAGCTGAACCCGCTGTTCATCGCCAGCCTGGCTGAAACCAAGCTCGACGACATCGCCGAAGAGTGCGTACACGCAGCTCCGGACGATCTGGCCCGCATCGGTTTCGCCGTGGCTCACGCCCTGGACGCCAGCGCACCGGCCGTCGAAGGTCTGGACGCCGAAGCCCTGGCACTGGCCAAGCGCATCGCCGACGCCCTGCTCAAAGCCAAGCGTCCGCTGATCATCGCCGGTACTTCGCTGGGTTCCAAAGCCCTGATCGAAGCCGCTGCGAACATCGCCAAAGCCCTGAAGCTGCGCGAGAAGAACGGTTCGATCAGCCTGATCGTGCCGGAAGCCAACAGCCTCGGCCTGGCCATGCTTGGTGGCGAATCGGTTGATGCCGCACTGCAAGCGGTCATTGACGGCAAGGCCGACGCCATCGTCGTGCTGGAAAACGATCTGTACACCCGCACCGCCAAAGCCAAGGTCGATGCTGCACTGAACGCTGCGAAAGTAGTGATCGTTGCCGACCATCAGAAGACCGCTACCAGTGACCGCGCGCATCTGGTTCTGCCAGCCGCCAGCTTCGCTGAAGGCGACGGTACGCTGGTCAGCCAGGAAGGCCGCGCCCAGCGCTTCTTCCAGGTTTTCGACCCGCAATACATGGACTCGAGCATTCTGGTCCACGAAGGCTGGCGCTGGCTGCACGCCCTGCGCGCCACCCTGCTGAACCAGCCGATCGACTGGACGCAACTCGACCACGTCACCGCTGCCGTTGCTTCGAGCACCGGGCAACTGGCGCGTATCGTCGACGCTGCACCGTCCGCCTCGTTCCGCATCAAGGGTCTGAAACTGGCCCGTGAGCCGCTGCGTTACTCCGGTCGCACCGCGATGCGCGCCGACATCAGCGTTCACGAACCACGCACCCCGCAAGACAAGGACACCGCGTTCGCCTTCTCGATGGAAGGTTACTCGGGCTCCGTCGAACCACGTCAGCAGGTTCCTTTCGCCTGGTCGCCGGGCTGGAACTCGCCGCAAGCCTGGAACAAGTTCCAGGACGAAGTCGGTGGTCACCTGCGCGCTGGCGATCCGGGCACCCGCCTGATCGAAAGCACCGGTGACTCGCTGAACTGGTTCGCCAGTGTTCCGCGCGCGTTCAACCCGGCCCAGGGCACCTGGCAAGCCGTGCCGTTCTACCACCTGTTCGGCAGCGACGAGAACTCGTCGAAAGCCGCTCCGGTTCAGGAACGCATTCCGGCCGCCTACGTTGGCCTGGCGAAATCCGAAGCGGATCGCCTGGGCGTCAACGACGGTGCTCTGCTGAGCCTCAATGTTGCCGGCCAGACCCTGCGTCTGCCGCTGCGCATCAATGAAGAGCTGGGCGCTGGCCTGGTTGCACTGCCGGCCGGTCTGGCAGGCATTCCGCCGGCGATTTTCGGCCAAACCGTTGATGGTCTGCAGGAGGCAGCGCAATGA
- the nuoK gene encoding NADH-quinone oxidoreductase subunit NuoK, which produces MPAIPLEHGLAVAGILFCLGLVGLMVRRNILFVLMSLEVMMNASALAFIVAGARWAQPDGQIMFILVISLAAAEASIGLAILLQLYRRFHTLDIDAASEMRG; this is translated from the coding sequence ATGCCTGCTATCCCTCTCGAACATGGATTGGCCGTTGCCGGCATCCTGTTCTGCCTTGGTCTGGTCGGCCTGATGGTCCGCCGCAACATTTTGTTCGTGTTGATGAGTCTGGAAGTGATGATGAACGCCTCTGCACTGGCCTTCATCGTTGCGGGCGCCCGCTGGGCGCAACCGGATGGACAGATCATGTTCATCCTGGTGATCAGCCTTGCAGCCGCCGAAGCCAGTATTGGCCTGGCGATCCTGCTGCAACTGTATCGCCGCTTCCACACGCTCGATATCGACGCTGCCAGTGAGATGCGCGGATGA
- the nuoL gene encoding NADH-quinone oxidoreductase subunit L, producing MNLIFLTFVFPLIGFLLLSFSRGRWSENLSALIGVGSIGLSAIVAAYVIWQFNVAPPEGGHYTLVLWQWMAVEGFKPNFALYVDGLSITMLGVVVGVGFLIHLFASWYMRGEAGYSRFFSYTNLFIASMLFLVLGDNLLFLYFGWEGVGLCSYLLIGFYYSNRNNGNAALKAFIVTRIGDVFMAIGLFILFQQVGTLNIQELLVLAPQKFQVGDFWITLATLMLLGGAVGKSAQLPLQTWLADAMAGPTPVSALIHAATMVTAGVYLIARTHGLFTLAPEILHLVGIVGGVTLVLAGFAALVQTDIKRILAYSTMSQIGYMFLALGVGAWDGAIFHLMTHAFFKALLFLASGAVIVACHHEQNIFKMGGLWKKLPLAYASFIVGGAALAALPLVTAGFYSKDEILWEAFASGNHGLLYAGLVGAFMTSLYTFRLIFITFHGEAKTEAHAGHGIAHWLPLSVLIVLSTFVGAMIVPPLHGVLPESVGHAGGEAKHSLEIASGAIALAGILLAALLFLGKRRFVTAIANSGIGRFLSAWWFAAWGFDWIYDKLFVKPYLAISHMLRKDPLDQTIGLIPRMAKGGHTALSRTETGQLRWYAASMAAGAVLVIGAVVLVAV from the coding sequence ATGAACCTGATCTTTCTGACTTTCGTATTCCCTCTGATCGGTTTCCTGCTGCTGTCGTTCTCCCGTGGACGCTGGTCGGAAAACCTCTCGGCGCTGATCGGCGTGGGTTCCATTGGCTTGTCGGCGATTGTCGCTGCCTACGTCATCTGGCAATTCAACGTCGCGCCTCCCGAAGGCGGTCACTACACCCTGGTGCTTTGGCAGTGGATGGCGGTGGAAGGCTTCAAGCCGAACTTCGCCCTCTACGTCGACGGCCTGTCGATCACCATGCTCGGCGTGGTGGTGGGCGTGGGCTTCCTGATCCACCTGTTCGCGTCCTGGTACATGCGCGGCGAAGCGGGTTACTCGCGCTTCTTCTCGTACACCAACCTGTTTATCGCCAGCATGCTGTTCCTGGTGCTCGGCGATAACCTGTTGTTCCTGTACTTCGGCTGGGAAGGCGTGGGCCTGTGCTCGTACCTGTTGATCGGTTTCTACTACAGCAACCGCAACAACGGTAACGCCGCACTTAAGGCTTTCATCGTGACCCGGATCGGCGACGTGTTCATGGCCATCGGCCTGTTCATCCTGTTCCAGCAAGTGGGCACGTTGAACATCCAGGAACTGCTGGTGCTGGCACCGCAGAAATTCCAGGTCGGCGACTTCTGGATCACCCTGGCCACCCTGATGCTGCTGGGTGGCGCGGTCGGTAAATCGGCACAACTGCCGCTGCAAACCTGGCTGGCGGACGCAATGGCCGGCCCTACCCCGGTTTCGGCACTGATCCACGCCGCAACCATGGTAACCGCCGGTGTCTACCTGATTGCCCGTACCCACGGCCTGTTCACCCTGGCGCCGGAAATCCTGCACCTGGTCGGCATCGTCGGTGGTGTGACCCTGGTACTGGCCGGTTTCGCCGCGCTGGTGCAAACCGACATCAAACGTATCCTCGCCTACTCGACCATGAGCCAGATCGGCTACATGTTCCTGGCGCTGGGCGTTGGCGCCTGGGATGGCGCGATTTTCCACCTGATGACCCACGCCTTCTTCAAGGCCCTGCTGTTCCTTGCTTCCGGTGCGGTGATCGTTGCCTGCCACCACGAGCAGAACATCTTCAAGATGGGCGGTCTGTGGAAAAAGCTGCCACTGGCCTACGCCAGCTTCATCGTCGGTGGTGCCGCCCTTGCTGCTCTGCCACTGGTGACCGCAGGCTTCTACTCCAAGGACGAAATCCTCTGGGAAGCGTTCGCCAGCGGCAACCACGGTCTGCTGTACGCAGGTCTGGTCGGTGCGTTCATGACTTCGCTTTACACCTTCCGCCTGATCTTCATCACGTTCCACGGTGAAGCCAAGACCGAAGCTCACGCCGGTCACGGCATCGCTCACTGGCTGCCACTGTCGGTGCTGATCGTGCTGTCGACCTTCGTCGGCGCCATGATCGTTCCACCGCTGCACGGCGTACTGCCGGAAAGCGTTGGCCACGCCGGTGGCGAAGCCAAGCACAGTCTGGAAATCGCGTCGGGCGCCATCGCTCTGGCCGGTATCCTGCTGGCGGCCCTGCTGTTCCTCGGCAAGCGTCGCTTCGTGACTGCGATCGCCAACAGCGGCATCGGCCGTTTCCTTTCGGCCTGGTGGTTCGCTGCCTGGGGCTTCGACTGGATCTACGACAAACTGTTCGTGAAGCCGTACCTTGCGATCAGCCACATGCTGCGCAAAGACCCGCTCGACCAGACCATCGGTCTGATCCCGCGTATGGCCAAGGGTGGTCACACCGCCCTGAGCCGTACCGAAACCGGTCAACTGCGTTGGTACGCTGCTTCGATGGCTGCTGGTGCCGTGTTGGTAATCGGCGCTGTCGTGCTGGTAGCGGTCTGA
- the nuoH gene encoding NADH-quinone oxidoreductase subunit NuoH, whose amino-acid sequence MTWFTPEVIDVILSVVKAVVILLAVVVAGALLSFVERRLLGWWQDRYGPNRVGPFGMFQIAADMLKMFFKEDWTPPFADKVIFTLAPVVAMSALLIAFAIIPITPTWGVADLNIGLLFFFAMAGLSVYAVLFAGWSSNNKFALLGSLRASAQTVSYEVFMGLALMGIVVQVGSFNMRDIVEYQAQNLWFIIPQFFGFCTFFIAGVAVTHRHPFDQPEAEQELADGYHIEYAGMKWGMFFVGEYIGIILISALLVTLFFGGWHGPFGILPQLSFVWFALKTAFFIMLFILLRASIPRPRYDQVMDFSWKFCLPLTLINLLVTAAIVLWNTPAVAVQ is encoded by the coding sequence ATGACCTGGTTCACCCCTGAAGTGATCGATGTGATCCTCTCGGTCGTCAAGGCTGTGGTCATCCTGCTGGCCGTGGTGGTCGCGGGTGCGCTGCTCAGCTTTGTCGAACGTCGCCTGCTGGGCTGGTGGCAGGACCGCTACGGTCCGAACCGCGTTGGCCCGTTCGGCATGTTCCAGATCGCTGCCGACATGCTGAAGATGTTCTTCAAGGAAGACTGGACCCCGCCGTTTGCCGACAAGGTGATCTTCACCCTGGCACCGGTGGTGGCCATGTCCGCCCTGCTGATCGCGTTCGCGATCATTCCGATCACCCCGACCTGGGGCGTGGCGGATCTGAACATCGGCCTGCTGTTCTTCTTCGCCATGGCTGGTCTCTCGGTCTACGCAGTGCTGTTCGCCGGCTGGTCGAGTAACAACAAGTTCGCCCTCCTCGGCAGCTTGCGTGCCTCGGCGCAGACCGTGTCCTACGAAGTGTTCATGGGCCTGGCCCTGATGGGCATCGTGGTGCAGGTTGGCTCGTTCAACATGCGCGACATCGTCGAGTACCAGGCGCAGAACCTGTGGTTCATCATTCCGCAGTTCTTCGGCTTCTGTACCTTCTTCATCGCTGGCGTGGCCGTGACTCACCGTCACCCGTTCGACCAGCCGGAAGCGGAACAGGAACTGGCCGACGGTTACCACATTGAATACGCCGGTATGAAATGGGGCATGTTCTTCGTCGGTGAATACATCGGCATCATCCTGATCTCGGCGCTGTTGGTCACCCTGTTCTTCGGTGGCTGGCACGGTCCGTTCGGCATCCTGCCGCAACTGTCCTTCGTCTGGTTCGCACTGAAGACCGCGTTCTTCATCATGCTGTTCATCCTGCTGCGCGCTTCCATTCCGCGTCCGCGTTATGACCAGGTGATGGATTTCAGCTGGAAATTCTGCCTGCCACTGACCCTGATCAATTTGCTGGTGACCGCTGCAATCGTGTTGTGGAACACGCCTGCAGTTGCGGTTCAGTGA
- the nuoJ gene encoding NADH-quinone oxidoreductase subunit J: MEFAFYFASGIAVVSTLRVVTNTNPVHALLYLIISLIAVAMTFFALGAPFAGVLEVIAYAGAIMVLFVFVVMMLNLGPASVQQERVWLKPGIWAGPVILGALLLAELLYVLFAHQSGQAIGHTTVDAKAVGISLFGPYLLVVELASMLLLAAAVTAFHLGRNEAKE; this comes from the coding sequence ATGGAATTCGCTTTCTATTTCGCATCGGGTATCGCTGTTGTGTCCACACTGCGTGTGGTCACCAACACCAATCCTGTGCATGCCCTGCTCTACCTGATCATTTCGCTGATCGCCGTGGCCATGACCTTCTTCGCACTCGGCGCTCCGTTCGCCGGCGTGCTGGAAGTGATCGCCTATGCTGGCGCCATCATGGTGCTGTTCGTGTTCGTAGTGATGATGCTGAACCTGGGCCCGGCCTCGGTTCAGCAGGAACGCGTCTGGCTCAAGCCCGGTATCTGGGCGGGGCCGGTGATTCTCGGCGCCCTGCTGCTGGCCGAACTGCTGTATGTGCTGTTCGCTCACCAGAGCGGTCAGGCCATCGGCCACACCACCGTAGATGCAAAAGCCGTGGGCATCAGCCTGTTCGGTCCGTATCTGCTGGTGGTCGAACTCGCCTCGATGCTGCTGCTCGCTGCAGCCGTCACGGCGTTCCATTTGGGCCGTAACGAGGCGAAGGAGTAA
- the nuoE gene encoding NADH-quinone oxidoreductase subunit NuoE, whose product MNSTLIQTDRFTLSETERSAIEHELHHYEDPRAASIEALKIVQKERGWVPDGALYAIGEILGIPASDVEGVATFYSQIFRQPVGRHIIRVCDSMVCYIGGHESVVSEIQNNLGIGLGQTTADGRFTLLPVCCLGNCDKAPALMIDDDTFGDVQPAGVAKLLEGYV is encoded by the coding sequence ATGAACAGCACGCTTATCCAGACAGACCGTTTCACCTTGAGTGAAACCGAGCGCTCGGCCATCGAGCACGAGCTGCATCACTACGAAGACCCGCGCGCGGCGTCGATCGAAGCCCTGAAGATCGTTCAGAAAGAACGCGGCTGGGTGCCGGACGGCGCTCTGTACGCCATCGGCGAGATCCTCGGCATCCCGGCCAGCGACGTTGAAGGCGTAGCCACGTTCTACAGCCAGATCTTCCGTCAGCCGGTCGGCCGTCACATCATTCGCGTCTGCGACAGCATGGTCTGCTACATCGGTGGCCACGAGTCGGTCGTCAGCGAAATCCAGAACAACCTGGGTATCGGCCTGGGCCAGACCACCGCCGACGGTCGCTTCACCCTGCTGCCGGTCTGCTGCCTCGGCAACTGCGACAAGGCACCGGCGCTGATGATCGATGACGACACCTTTGGCGATGTCCAGCCTGCCGGCGTCGCCAAACTGCTCGAGGGCTACGTATGA
- the nuoI gene encoding NADH-quinone oxidoreductase subunit NuoI, translated as MFKYIGDIVKGTGTQLRSLVMVFGHGFRKRDTLQYPEEPVYLPPRYRGRIVLTRDPDGEERCVACNLCAVACPVGCISLQKAETEDGRWYPDFFRINFSRCIFCGLCEEACPTTAIQLTPDFEMAEFKRQDLVYEKEDLLISGPGKNPDYNFYRVAGMAVAGKPKGAAQNEAEPINVKSLLP; from the coding sequence ATGTTCAAATATATTGGCGACATCGTTAAGGGTACCGGTACCCAGTTGCGCAGCCTGGTCATGGTCTTCGGCCATGGCTTTCGCAAGCGTGACACCCTGCAATACCCGGAAGAGCCGGTCTACCTGCCGCCACGCTACCGTGGCCGTATCGTCCTGACCCGCGACCCCGATGGCGAAGAACGCTGCGTAGCCTGCAACCTGTGCGCCGTGGCGTGCCCGGTCGGTTGCATCTCGCTGCAGAAAGCTGAAACCGAAGACGGTCGCTGGTACCCGGACTTCTTCCGTATCAACTTCTCGCGCTGCATTTTCTGCGGTCTCTGCGAGGAAGCCTGCCCGACCACCGCGATCCAGCTGACGCCGGATTTCGAGATGGCCGAGTTCAAACGTCAGGACCTGGTGTACGAGAAAGAAGATCTTTTGATCTCCGGCCCCGGCAAAAACCCTGATTACAACTTCTATCGTGTTGCAGGTATGGCCGTTGCCGGTAAGCCGAAAGGCGCCGCACAAAACGAAGCCGAGCCGATCAACGTGAAGAGCTTGCTGCCTTAA
- the nuoC gene encoding NADH-quinone oxidoreductase subunit C/D gives MTTGSALYIPPYKADDQDVVVELNNRFGPEAFTAQPTRTGMPVLWVARAKLVEVLTFLRNLPKPYVMLYDLHGVDERLRTKRQGLPSDAEFTVFYHLMSLERNSDVMIKVALSESDLSLPTVTSIWPNANWYEREVWDMFGIDFKGHPHLSRIMMPPTWEGHPLRKDFPARATEFDPYSLNLAKQQLEEEAARFRPEDWGMKRSGPNEDYMFLNLGPNHPSAHGAFRIILQLDGEEIVDCVPDIGYHHRGAEKMAERQSWHSFIPYTDRIDYLGGVMNNLPYVLSVEKLAGIKVPEKVDVIRIMMAEFFRITSHLLFLGTYIQDVGAMTPVFFTFTDRQKAYTVIEAITGFRLHPAWYRIGGVAHDLPRGWEKLVKDFVEWLPKRLDEYTKAALQNSILKGRTIGVAQYNTKEALEWGVTGAGLRSTGCDFDLRKARPYSGYENFEFEVPLAANGDAYDRCMVRVEEMRQSIKIIDQCMRNMPEGPYKADHPLTTPPPKERTLQHIETLITHFLQVSWGPVMPANESFQMIEATKGINSYYLTSDGGTMSYRTRIRTPSFPHLQQIPSVIKGSMVADMIAYLGSIDFVMADVDR, from the coding sequence CCCGAGGCGTTCACCGCCCAGCCGACCCGCACCGGCATGCCGGTGCTGTGGGTGGCGCGTGCCAAACTCGTCGAAGTCCTGACCTTCCTGCGCAACCTGCCCAAGCCGTACGTCATGCTCTATGACCTGCACGGCGTGGACGAGCGTCTGCGCACCAAGCGTCAAGGCCTGCCGAGCGACGCCGAGTTCACCGTGTTCTATCACCTCATGTCGCTGGAACGTAATAGTGACGTGATGATCAAGGTTGCCTTGTCCGAGAGCGACCTCAGCTTGCCGACCGTCACCAGCATCTGGCCGAACGCCAACTGGTACGAGCGTGAAGTCTGGGACATGTTCGGTATCGACTTCAAAGGTCACCCTCACCTGTCGCGCATCATGATGCCGCCGACCTGGGAAGGTCACCCGCTGCGCAAGGACTTCCCGGCGCGCGCCACCGAATTCGATCCGTACAGCCTGAACCTGGCCAAGCAGCAGCTTGAGGAAGAAGCCGCGCGTTTCCGTCCTGAAGACTGGGGCATGAAGCGTTCCGGCCCGAACGAGGACTACATGTTCCTCAACCTGGGTCCGAACCACCCTTCGGCTCACGGTGCCTTCCGCATCATCCTGCAACTGGACGGTGAAGAGATCGTCGACTGCGTTCCGGACATCGGTTACCACCACCGTGGCGCCGAGAAGATGGCCGAGCGTCAGTCCTGGCACAGCTTCATTCCGTACACCGACCGCATCGACTACCTCGGCGGCGTGATGAACAACCTGCCGTACGTGCTCTCGGTCGAGAAGCTGGCCGGCATCAAGGTGCCCGAGAAGGTCGACGTCATCCGCATCATGATGGCCGAGTTCTTCCGGATCACCAGCCACCTGCTGTTCCTGGGTACTTACATCCAGGACGTCGGTGCCATGACTCCGGTGTTCTTCACCTTCACCGACCGCCAGAAGGCGTACACGGTGATCGAAGCCATCACCGGTTTCCGTCTGCACCCGGCCTGGTACCGCATCGGTGGTGTCGCCCACGACCTGCCACGCGGCTGGGAAAAACTGGTGAAAGACTTCGTTGAATGGCTGCCAAAGCGCCTCGACGAATACACCAAGGCTGCCCTGCAGAACAGCATTCTCAAGGGTCGTACCATCGGCGTTGCGCAGTACAACACCAAAGAGGCCCTGGAATGGGGCGTCACCGGTGCCGGCCTGCGCTCCACCGGTTGCGACTTCGACCTGCGTAAAGCGCGTCCGTACTCCGGCTACGAGAACTTCGAGTTCGAAGTGCCGCTGGCCGCCAACGGCGATGCCTACGACCGCTGCATGGTTCGCGTCGAAGAGATGCGCCAGAGCATCAAGATCATCGACCAGTGCATGCGCAACATGCCGGAAGGCCCGTACAAAGCGGATCACCCGCTGACCACGCCGCCGCCGAAAGAGCGCACGCTGCAACACATCGAAACCTTGATCACGCACTTCCTGCAAGTTTCGTGGGGCCCGGTCATGCCGGCCAACGAATCCTTCCAGATGATCGAAGCGACCAAGGGCATCAACAGTTATTACCTGACGAGCGACGGCGGCACCATGAGCTACCGTACCCGGATCCGCACTCCAAGCTTCCCGCATCTGCAACAGATCCCTTCGGTGATCAAAGGCAGCATGGTCGCGGACATGATTGCGTACCTGGGTAGTATCGATTTCGTTATGGCCGACGTGGACCGCTAA
- the nuoF gene encoding NADH-quinone oxidoreductase subunit NuoF: MTLTSFGPANRIQRSAETHPLTWRLRDDGEAVWLDEYQAKNGYAAARKAFADMDQDAIVQTVKDAGLKGRGGAGFPTGVKWGLMPKDESINIRYLLCNADEMEPNTWKDRMLMEQLPHLLIEGMLISARALKTYRGYIFLRGEYTTAAKHLNRAVEEAKAAGLLGKNILGSGFDFELFVHTGAGRYICGEETALINSLEGRRANPRSKPPFPAAVGVWGKPTCVNNVETLCNVPAIIADGVDWYKSLARDGSEDMGTKLMGFSGKVKNPGLWELPFGVTGRELFEDYAGGMRDGFKLKAWQPGGAGTGFLLPEHLDAQMYAGGIAKVGTRMGTGLAMAVDDSVNMVSLLRNMEQFFARESCGFCTPCRDGLPWSVKLLMAIEQGRGQPGDIETLLGLVNFLGPGKTFCAHAPGAVEPLGSAIKYFRPEFEAGIAPASAAVPPLAKPIVVGA, from the coding sequence ATGACCCTGACCTCTTTCGGTCCTGCCAACCGCATCCAGCGTTCGGCCGAGACTCACCCGCTGACCTGGCGCCTGCGTGACGACGGCGAAGCCGTGTGGCTCGACGAGTACCAGGCCAAGAACGGTTACGCCGCTGCGCGCAAAGCCTTCGCCGACATGGATCAGGACGCCATCGTCCAGACCGTGAAAGACGCGGGCCTCAAAGGTCGCGGCGGTGCAGGCTTCCCCACTGGCGTGAAGTGGGGCCTGATGCCAAAGGATGAATCCATCAACATCCGCTACCTGCTGTGCAACGCGGATGAAATGGAGCCGAACACCTGGAAAGACCGCATGCTGATGGAGCAACTGCCCCATCTGCTGATCGAAGGCATGCTGATCAGCGCCCGCGCGCTGAAAACCTACCGTGGCTACATCTTCCTGCGTGGCGAGTACACCACCGCCGCCAAGCACCTGAACCGTGCCGTGGAAGAAGCCAAGGCAGCGGGCCTGCTGGGCAAGAACATCCTGGGCAGCGGCTTCGATTTCGAGCTGTTCGTCCACACCGGCGCCGGGCGTTACATCTGCGGTGAAGAAACCGCACTGATCAACTCCCTCGAAGGCCGCCGCGCCAACCCGCGCTCCAAGCCGCCCTTCCCTGCCGCCGTTGGCGTGTGGGGCAAGCCGACTTGCGTGAACAACGTTGAAACCCTGTGCAACGTGCCGGCGATCATTGCCGACGGCGTGGACTGGTACAAATCGTTGGCCCGCGACGGCAGCGAAGACATGGGCACCAAGCTCATGGGCTTCTCCGGCAAGGTCAAGAACCCTGGCCTGTGGGAACTGCCATTCGGCGTGACCGGTCGCGAGCTGTTCGAAGACTATGCCGGCGGCATGCGCGACGGCTTCAAGCTGAAAGCCTGGCAGCCAGGCGGCGCCGGTACCGGTTTCCTGTTGCCTGAACACCTCGACGCACAAATGTACGCCGGCGGCATCGCCAAAGTGGGCACCCGTATGGGTACCGGCCTGGCCATGGCGGTGGACGACAGCGTCAACATGGTGTCCCTGCTGCGCAACATGGAGCAGTTCTTCGCGCGTGAATCCTGCGGTTTCTGCACCCCTTGCCGTGATGGCCTGCCATGGAGCGTCAAGCTGCTGATGGCCATCGAACAAGGACGCGGCCAGCCAGGCGACATCGAGACCCTGCTGGGTCTGGTCAACTTCCTCGGCCCGGGCAAGACCTTCTGTGCTCACGCACCGGGTGCCGTGGAGCCGTTGGGCAGTGCCATCAAATACTTCCGTCCAGAGTTCGAAGCCGGTATCGCGCCCGCAAGCGCCGCCGTCCCGCCTCTGGCAAAGCCGATCGTAGTCGGCGCGTAA